From Solanum lycopersicum chromosome 4, SLM_r2.1:
GTACTATTTCATGATCTGAAAAAAGAAGCAAGTATCCAAATCAAATGGAAACCTTCAACTCAACATAGATCACTCAGGATTGGGAGAGTCGCGCCcgttttaagttaaaataacttttaaacaAATCTTCAAGTGTTTgggtaaaatttgaaaataacaaagaTCAATCAAAAATCATATGTCAAAAGTTAATCCAATCAGGCTTTAATGAATCGACTAGCttcacagaaaaaaaaaaaccgGTCCAACTGAGGCAGAACTAACTCGATGGTCAAGCAACTCAACACAGATGAAGAATCAGCTGGCGTTCACGTCGGGTATATGGAAGGTTGAGAGAGTCGTACAGAAATCTGGCAGCCAAAGTAGTTGAACCTCCACATttgacttttcttcttcttctttttttttttccctcaACCAGTCCCCACATTTGACAACATGAGCAATTTTTTagcctttttttcttctattttaggTTAAGGACGCAATTGACTATTATGTCAATCCTACAAAGTGCTCAGAGGTCGTTTGTTACAATTATACATTAGTTACcagagaatatatatattattttatgtaaagattattttaatattagttATGCTATGTTAAACTGCAAATTTTAAATAGTGAATTGGTTTATGCATACCAAAAGAATGCAGCCAAATAAGATATAttacttataaataatttaatatataaataacttagCTTCTAAAGGCTACAAACTACGCCATATGTGCATTCAATGCTAGTGAAGGAGAACAAAATGGTCTTGGAACTCATCGACGGACCATAAGTATGAAAACTCGACTGGACTAAAACCGTCTATGGCATCATCAAACACCATTTTTGAATGTCTATAAATATTTCTTAGGTTCTAGGTCAATATAACATAGAATTGTCACatgaaacataaaattaaataatatatcataacATTTCATTTTGATTTCCCCCAATTAACTTCAAATAGTATTCCAACATGTTATCCAATAAGGACAAAGCTTAAACCCCCATACCTGTGTAGCAGCCAATAGCCATCAAAGAAGTATTCCAATTACTTTTGAAAAACTTCCAAGAAACCACGACGTGTTGACGATTGATTTTTTGTAGTCAAATATATTACGCACAACTTTTCTTCTATTCGAATCGTTcaaacacacacatatatatataataaagagCAGAGAGAAGTTGCAAGTAAGCAAATTAGAACAATTTAGCAAGCAAGTTTCTGATGAGGATTCCTTTATTCATCGCCATACTTTTTGTTCTTAGTGTTCCATTTCCATCTTCAGCTCATTTCTTCCCAAATATTTCTTCAATTCCTCCTAATTTATTGAAACCAAATGCCACTGCCTGGGATGCTTTTAACAAGTTATTAGGATGCCATTCCGGTCAGACGGTCGACGGCTTAgcgaaaatcaaaaaatattttcactactttggaTACATTAATAATTCTTCCACTAACTTCACTGATGATTTTGATGATACTCTTGAATCTGCTCTCAAGACCTACCAGCTTAACTTCAACCTCAACACCACCGGTGTGCTCGACGCGAACACCATTCAGCATCTCATAAAACCCAGATGTGGAAACGCTGATGTAGTTAACGGTACTAGTACTATGAACTCCGGTAAGCCACCGGCAGGTTCTCCGACGATGCACACCGTAGCTCACTACTCCTTCTTTCCGGGAAGTCCACGGTGGCCGGCGAACAAGAGAGATCTGACATATGCTTTTGCACCGCAGAATGGACTGACGGATGATATTAAGATTGTGTTCACACGAGCGTTTGATAGGTGGTCGGAGGTGACTCCATTGACGTTTACTGAAATAGCATCGTACCAATCGGCTGATATTAAGATCGGGTTTTTCAGCGGAGATCACAACGATGGAGAGCCGTTTGATGGTCCTATGGGGACATTAGCACACGCGTTTTCCCCACCGGCGGGGCATTTTCACTTGGACGGCGAGGAGAACTGGGTGATCGACGGTGCGCCGATAGTTGATGGGAATTTCTTTTCTATATTGTCGGCGGTGGACCTTGAATCGGTTGCGGTTCATGAAATCGGGCATTTATTGGGTTTGGGTCATTCATCCGTAGAAGATGCTATTATGTACCCGACTTTAGGAGCGGGTACCCGAAGAGTCGAGCTTAGAAATGATGATATATTGGGAGTCCAGGAGTTATACGGGTCTAACCCGAATTATACTGGGCCAAACCCAAATTTGACTCCGAGCCAAGAGAGTGACACAAATGGAGCCCCGATATTTGAGTTATCATGGTTTCATGGGTTTCTTGGTTTATTCTTTGCTTTGTTCATTCAACTGTAGTTGATggcatgatgtgattattttttaatactataTACTTGAttcatctttttcattttagatggtttaatttGATTATGGTTGTAATTTgtaaacttttattttctttgtatagaTGTTTATATTATTGTCTTATCGAATTGTTCAACtagttttaaaaattcaaaaatattattaagaaaaatgagttttttcaaatggaacttaaaagaaaaacaagtttCACCATGAAATTTCCTCCATAACACATGTTGTGATATTACCTTGACCCTTTCCAAAATGAAAACTATGGAATTTGTCCACTTAGCTAAGGGGTCTAGGGCCATTGCTTCAATATTATTTCTAAACAAtcaataaatttctaaataaattacTTCTAGATTAGATGCGCTTGAATCCTCTTAGGTACGGAGTAATCTTTGTTAGAGAGTGTTTTAACCTCCTAATTTGGGACTTCCCGTCGCGAATCTAGATTTTAATCGGGTTCCAATGAGGATATTGGATACTATGTgagaaatcaaaaaataaattacttctGGACTAGATGCACTCGAATCGAGTCACCTTTGTTAGGGAGTGCTTTAATGTAGGACTTTCCTGCGCGAATGTAGATTTAGTCGGACTCCAATGTGGATATCGAGGGAAATCAAT
This genomic window contains:
- the MMP1 gene encoding matrix metalloproteinase precursor — encoded protein: MRIPLFIAILFVLSVPFPSSAHFFPNISSIPPNLLKPNATAWDAFNKLLGCHSGQTVDGLAKIKKYFHYFGYINNSSTNFTDDFDDTLESALKTYQLNFNLNTTGVLDANTIQHLIKPRCGNADVVNGTSTMNSGKPPAGSPTMHTVAHYSFFPGSPRWPANKRDLTYAFAPQNGLTDDIKIVFTRAFDRWSEVTPLTFTEIASYQSADIKIGFFSGDHNDGEPFDGPMGTLAHAFSPPAGHFHLDGEENWVIDGAPIVDGNFFSILSAVDLESVAVHEIGHLLGLGHSSVEDAIMYPTLGAGTRRVELRNDDILGVQELYGSNPNYTGPNPNLTPSQESDTNGAPIFELSWFHGFLGLFFALFIQL